The Flavobacteriales bacterium genome contains the following window.
GAATGTTTGAATAAAGCTATCGATGCTGCAGTTGCTGGTAACAGAATTGGAGATATTGGTTACGCAGTTCAAAGTCATGCCGAAGAGAACGGTTTTGGTGTTGTTAGAGAGTTGGTTGGACACGGATTAGGAAAAGATTTACATGAGGCACCAGAAGTTCCAAATTATGGAAAAAGAGGTACAGGGTTAATGTTAAAAGAAGGGATGGTAATTGCAATAGAGCCTATGATTAATATGGGAGTTCGAAATGTGATTCAAGATAAAGACGGTTGGACGATAATAACTAAAGATGGAAAACCATCTGCTCACTTTGAGCATGATGTTGTGGTAAGAAAAGGAAAAGCTGAAGTGTTATCATCACATAAATTTATAGAAGAAGTATTAAATAATAAAAATTAATGGCAAAACAAGCATCTATAGAACAAGATGGAACGATAATCGAAGCATTGTCAAACGCAATGTTTAGAGTAGAGTTAGAAAATGGCCATATATTAACGGCACATATTTCTGGTAAAATGAGAATGCATTACATTAGAATTTTACCAGGTGATAAAGTAAAAGTGGAAATGTCTCCTTATGATTTATCAAAAGGAAGAATTTCATTTAGATACAAATAAATTAATTACTCCGTTGATTAACGGATAAATATTAGAAAAGATGAAAGTAAGAGCATCAGTTAAAAAAAGAAGTGCAGACTGTAAAATTGTTCGCAGAAAAGGACGTTTGTACGTAATTAACAAAAAGAACCCGAAGTTTAAACAAAGACAAGGATAAAATATAATTAGTAATTATGGCAAGAATTGCAGGTATAGATTTACCAAAACACAAACGAGGCGTTATAGGCCTAACATACATCTATGGTATTGGAAAATCTTCAGCTACGAAGATTTTAGGTAATGCTGGTATTGATGAAAATAAAAAAGTTCAAGATTGGGATGATGATGATTTGTCAAAAATCAGACAGATTCTTAATGATGAATTTAAAGTAGAAGGTGCTTTAAGATCAGAGGTTCAATTAAACATTAAGCGTTTAATGGATATAGGTTGTTATAGAGGTGTTAGACATAGATCTGGTTTACCATTAAGAGGTCAACGCACAAAAAACAATTCTAGAACAAGAAAAGGTAAAAAGAAAACAGTTGCTAACAAGAAAAAAGTAACTAAATAATAAATAAAGAGTCTTTATAAAATGGCAAAAACAAACGTAAAGAAGAAAAAGAAGGTAATTGTTGAGGCTTACGGACAAGCTCATATTCACGCCTCTTTTAATAATATTATTGTTAGTTTAACTAACAATAGTGGACAAGTTATATCATGGTCTTCGGCTGGCAAAATGGGCTTTAGAGGTTCTAAAAAGAACACTCCTTATGCTGCTCAATTAGCTGCTGCCGATTGTTCAAAAGAAGCTTATGAAAATGGACTTAGAAAAGTTAAAGTTTTTGTAAAAGGACCAGGAGCAGGAAGAGAGTCTGCAATCAGAACAATCCATAATGCAGGTATCCTTGTAACTGAGATAGTAGATATTACTCCACTACCTCACAATGGATGTCGTCCTCCAAAAAGAAGAAGAGTATAGTAAATTAATATAAACCGAAAGGAATTTAAGTTATCGAAGGATATTGACCTTAATTCATAATGTTCCTTTATAAAACAACAAAGTAAAATGGCAAGGTATACAGGTCCAAAGTCAAAAATCGCAAGAAAATTCAGAGAGCCAATTTTTGGTCCTGATAAAGTATTGGAGAAAAAAAATTACCCTCCAGGACAACATGGTCCTAACAAAAGAAGAGGTAAACAATCAGAATACGCAATTCAGTTAGCTGAAAAGCAAAAAGCTAAATATACTTATGGTATTTTAGAAAGACAGTTTGAGAACTTATTTAACAAAGCTTCTAGAACTAAAGGTATTACTGGTGAGAACTTATTAAAATTATGTGAGTCTAGACTTGATAATGTAGTTTACAGATTAGGAATTTCACCATCAAGAAGTGGTGCTAGACAATTAGTTGCACATAGACATATAACCGTTAACGGTAATTTAGTAAATATCCCTTCATACATTGTTAACGAAGGTGATGTAATTGGTGTTAGAGAAAAATCAAAATCATTAGAGGCGATTACTTCTTCACTAGCTGCACATCCAGTTAAATCTGAATGGTTAGATTGGGATAAACAATTAATGACAGGTAGATTTATTAAAACTCCAGAAAGAGAACAAATACCTGAAAACATTAAAGAACAATTAATAGTAGAGCTTTACTCTAAATAATTTATTTTAACTAAATATATACTATGGCAATTTTAGATTTCCAAAAACCAGATAAAGTAATCATGATTAATTCTGACGATCATTTCGGAACATTCGAATTTCGTCCGTTAGAACCAGGTTATGGTATTACAATAGGAAATGCTTTAAGAAGAGTTTTATTAAACTCACTTGAAGGATTTGCTGTAACATCAGTAAAAATTGAAGGAGTAGATCACGAATTTTCTACAATTAAAGGTGTTGTTGAAGATGTTACTCAAATTATCCTAAACTTAAAACAAATTCGTTTTAAACAACAAATTGAAGATACAGAAAACGAGAAACTTATTGTTTCAATAAGCGGACAAGAAACTGTAACTGCAGGGGATATAGGTAAATTTACATCAGCTTTCCAAGTGTTAAATACAGATCACGTTATTTGCCACCTTGAGAAAAATGTAAAAATTCAAATGGAATTAACGATTAACAAAGGTCGTGGTTATGTTCCATCTGAAGATAATACTGTTTCTGATTCAAGTATTGGTGTTATCGCTATCGATTCTATTCACACCCCTATTAAGAATGTGAAATACAATATTGAAAACTTTAGAGTTGGTCAAAAAACGGATTTCGAGAAATTGGTTTTTGAAATAACTACTGATGGATCAATACATCCAAAAGATGCTTTAAAAGAAGCAGCTAAAATTTTAATTCACCACTTTATGTTGTTCTCTGACGAGAGAATTACATTAGACACAGAAGAAAAATCATCTGTTGAAGAATTTGATGAAGATTCATTACACATGAGACAGTTGTTAAAAACGAAGTTGATTGACATGGATTTATCAGTAAGAGCATTAAACTGCTTGAAAGCTGCTGATGTAGATACTTTAGGTGATTTAGTACAATTTAATAAAAATGACTTGTTGAAATTCAGAAACTTTGGTAAAAAATCATTGACTGAATTAGATGAGTTAGTTGAAAATAAAGGCTTAAACTTCGGAATGAACGTTGCGGCTTATAAATTAGATAAGGAGTAAAAAGACATGAGACACGGAAAGAAATTTAATCATTTAGGAAGAAAATCTGGTCACAGAAAAGCAATGCTTTCTAATATGGCATGCTCTCTTATCGAGCATAAAAAAATTAATACAACAGTTGCAAAAGCAAAAGCTCTTAAATTGTATGTTGAACCATTGCTTACTAAAGCAAAAACTGATTCAACACACTCTAGAAGAGTTGTGTTTAGTTACCTAAAAAGCAAAGAAGCAGTTACAGAACTATTTAGAGATGTAGCAGTTAAAATTGCTGATAGACCAGGTGGTTACACAAGAATTTTAAAAACTGGCAACAGAATTGGTGATAACGCTGAAATGTGTTTAATTGAGTTGGTTGATTACAACGAAAACATGTTGAAAGATGTTAAGAAAAAATCTTCATCAACAAGAAGAAGAAAACCAAGTGCTAAAAAAGCTGACGCTCCAACTGAAGTAAAAGCAGTTGAAGAAGTGAAAGTGGAAGAGCCAATAGTTGAAGAACCAACTAATGAAGCTAGTGAAGAATCAAACTCAACTGAAGAAGATAAAAAAGATCAATAATTGAAGTTTAATTTTTAGATAATAAGAAAAGGATAAAGTATTTTTGCTCTATCCTTTTTTTTTGACCCAAAAAAACGATTTATATGGAAAATTCAACCAAAAAAGCAATCCTATTATTACAAGACGGAACGGTATTTGAAGGCAAAGCTGCTGGACATATTGGTACCACAACTGGCGAAATTTGTTTTAACACAGGAATGACTGGTTATCAAGAAATTTTCACTGACCCTTCATATTATGGTCAAATATTAGTGGCAACAACTACTCATATAGGTAATTACGGAGTCTCTAATCTAGAAATAGAATCCGACCATGTAAATATTGCTGGATTAGTTTGTAAAAAATTCTCTGAAGTTTACTCAAGACCAGCTGCTGATTCATCGTTACAAGAATATTTCGAAAAAGATAAAATTGTTGGAATTTCTGATGTTGATACACGGGCAATTGTTCGTCATATAAGAGATAAAGGCGCTATGAATGCAATAATATCTTCAGAAATATTTGACATCAACGATCTTAAAAATAGATTGAGTAAAGTTCCATCAATGGAAGGTTTAGAACTTTCATCGAAAGTGTGTACTAAAGAGGCTTTTTATTTTGGTGATGAAAATGCTAACATTAGAGTAGCTGTTTACGATTTTGGGGTAAAGAAGAATATTTTAAGATGTTTAGCTGATAGAGGTTGTTACTTGAAAGTTTTTCCAATGAGCGCTTCTTACGATGAAATGATGGAATGGAATCCTGATGGTTTCATGTTATCTAACGGACCTGGAGATCCTTCGGTAATGAAATTTCAAATAGAAAACGTAGCAAAAATCAAAAATTCAGGATTACCTGTTTTTGGAATATGTTTAGGACATCAAATTTTAGCCATTTCATGTGGGTTGACTACAAGTAAAATGCATAATGGACATAGAGGTTGTAACCATCCAGTATTAAATTTAGAAACTGGAAAAGGCGAAGTTACTTCTCAAAATCATGGCTTTGTGGTTGATATGGATTCTGCTAAAAATGACAACAATATTGTTGTAACTCACAAGCATTTAAACGACGATACCTTGGCAGGCTTTAGAATTAAATATAAAGATGTGTTCTCTGTACAATATCATCCAGAATCTTCGCCAGGTCCGCACGATTCAAGATATTTATTTGACAATTTTGTTGAGAATATTGTGAAATCAAAAAACCAAGTTACAGTATAGTATTGCTTTAATTTCAATCTTATTTTCTTTATTAGAGAAATTTAACCACATAGATACATAGTTTTCTGTTTTATAGATACTGAATAAATAATAGAGTCACAATAGATTTTTCACGCTAGCGTGAAAAGCTATGTTTTTCTTCATTTGTTTTAACTGCAAAACTAAATTTATAATGAAAAAGAACGCTGTGCCTATGTGGTTAGATGTTTTTATATAAATATTTAGTGTTTACTTTTTTACTAACTTTGTAGCATGGAAAAGCAACAAGTAAAATGTTCGTTTTGTGGTCGCCCAAAGGGTGAGGTTGATGTAATGATAGCTGGGGTAACTGGTCACATTTGCAATTTTTGTGTTACACAAGCACAAACCATTGTTAAAGAAGAAGTTTCTGGAAAATCAAACAAAGATATAACCAATCAATTACAGTTGCTTAAACCAATTGAAATTAAAAATCATTTGGATGAATATGTAATTGGTCAGGACGAAGCCAAAAAAGTGCTTTCGGTGGCTGTTTACAACCATTATAAACGATTAAAATTTGATTCGAATAGAAAGAAAGACGATGTTGAAATAGACAAATCGAACATTTTGTTGGTTGGCGAAACAGGTACAGGAAAAACGCTTTTAGCCAAAACCATTGCTAAATTATTGCATGTTCCATTTTGCATTGCCGATGCCACTATTTTAACCGAAGCAGGTTATGTTGGAGAAGATGTTGAGAGTATTTTAACACGACTTTTACAAGCTGCTGATTATGATGTTGAAGCAGCACAACGAGGCATCGTTTTTATTGACGAAATAGATAAAATTGCTCGTAAAAGTGATAATGCTTCAATTACTCGTGATGTTTCTGGAGAAGGTGTACAACAAGCTCTGTTGAAATTATTAGAAGGTTCAGTGGTAAATGTTCCACCGCAAGGAGGGAGAAAACACCCAGAACAGAAATTAATAGCCATAGAAACAAAAAATGTATTGTTTATCTGTGGCGGAGCTTTTGATGGAATTCAACGAAAAATTGCCAACCGATTACAAACACAAGTAGTGGGATATAAATCTCAGGACAGAGAAGAATATGATAAAGATAACTTGCTGCAATACATTTCACCTCAAGATGTAAAATCGTTTGGGTTAATTCCAGAATTAATTGGTCGTTTACCAGTTTTATCACACTTAAAACCGCTTGATAAAAGTGCTTTACGTAGAATTTTAACTGAACCAAAAAACTCTATTATTAAGCAATATGTTCAGTTGTTCGAAATGGATGACATTAAACTGTCGTTTGATAAAGAAGTGTTGGATTTTATAGTGGATAAAGCTATGGAATATAAGCTTGGAGCTAGGGGTTTACGCTCTATTTGTGAGGCTATAATGTTAGATGCTATGTTTGATATGCCTTCGGATAAAACCAACAAAGAGTTTAAAATTACCTTGGCTTTTGCTGAAGAAAAATTCAAAAACACCAAGTTATCTAGTTTAAAGGTGGCTTAATTATCGAGCTTTATAGTTATCGAAACTTCAGTTCCAGCAATGTTTTTGTTAGCATCATATATTTGGTAAGGTCCTTTTACAAAACACGATTTATCGGTAATTCTGTTGATAAGGTTTATACGACCCTTGGTTAATTCCATACCTTTCGATATGTGCAATTGTTTTTTGTCTTTCTTTTCGTTTAAACTGGTTTCAATACCAATACCATTATCTCGTATGGTAATAATAAGTTGGTCGTTTTCTTTAAAGACTTTAACTAAAATTTCACCATGTTTGTTTGCGGGAAGAATTCCATGCCAAATCGAATTTTCGATATACGGTTGAAGTAACATCGACGGTATTTTAACTGAGCTAAATCGTAGGCTTTCGTCAATATCTATTTTAAAATCGAACTTATCCTGAAATCGCATTTGTTCTAATTTTAAATAAAGTTCAATGCGTTCTATTTCATCATCCAATTCTATTTCGTTTTCAAGTGTACTGTCTAAATTTTTGCGAACCAACTTAGCAAAGCTGGTCAGGTATTTATTTGCCGAGAGTTTATCTTGTCGGTTAATGTAATATTGAATAGAATTTAATGCGTTAAAAATAAAGTGGCGGTTTAAGCTGGCATTTAAAGCCTGTTGCTCTAACGAAAGCATCTTGGCTTGGTCAACAATTAATTGAGTGGCTTGTTGGCGCTTAATTGCTCTTATTCGTAATTCAATAATTAACAATGTAAAGCCTGCCAAAAATAGAACAACAATAATGTAAAACCACCATGTAAACCAAAACGGAGGCTTAATGGTAACGTTAAATGTTATTGATTCTGACCAATGAATCATATCTACAGAACCAGCTAATTCAAAAGTGTAATCGCCAAAAGGAATGTTTGAGTATGTTACAAAATTTGCTTTGGTAACAGGTTGCCAATTTTCGTCAAAACCATTTAATTTAAATCTAAAACGTACTTTATCAGGGCTTTTGTGGTAAATACCATCAAAGTCGAAGGTAAGGTGGTTTTTGTTGTAAGGTAAAACCAAGTTTTTGGGCAGTTGATTTTGGTCAAATGCTGAGGTATATTTTTTCCAATCTTGATTTTCAAAAAACAACCTAATTTCTTTTAAATTTATTTTTGGGAGTTGAATGGTTTTAGCTTCAAGCTTAATGTTGTGTTTGGTTAAGCCCGAATTGGTGCCGAACCAAAGATTGTTTTTGCTGTCAATAAATACAGCATTTTGGTTACATTCTAAACTTTTTAAACCATCTAAATTTGAATAACGAATAAATGAAGACGTTGATATAGTGTTCACATCTAAATTTTTTAAATGAAACAGCCCATTGTTTGTGCCTATCCACAACGAATTAAATTTGTCAAGTTTTAAAAAATTAGTGTTATTTGAGGGGTAATCTTCAGCTACTGGAACACTAATAAATTTTCCATCTTTTAAATAAGCCAAGCCATTTTTTGTGCCTACCCAAATTTTGTTTGACTCGTCTTTTACAAGCGTCATTACACTGTTGTCGGGCAAACCACTTTCAGTACCAAATTTGATGTATTTATTGGTGAGAGGGTTAAATTTTATCAATCCTTCTGATGAGCAAAGCCAAATAGTTGAATGGTTTTCAATAACTATACTTCTAATGTTAGTGGGTAATTGGAAGTCGGTGGAAAAATTATACAAGCTATCTTTTGCAAGGTATAAAACGGATAATCCCTCTTTAGAGCCAATCCAAATGTTCTCGTTTTCGTCTTGTGCTAAAGCATAAACCTTATTGGCATTTAATCCATGTTTTGAATTGTACGATTTTATTTTTTTTCCATCAAAAACTGAAAAACCTGTTGATGTTCCAAACCAAACCTTGTTTCTTTTTCCTAACATACTACACCAAACGGTATTGTTTCCTAAACCATCATTTTCAGTATAAAAAGTAAAATTGTTGTTGAGCATTTTGCACACCCCATTGCCGTAAGTAGAAAACCAAATAGCTCCTTCATTGTCTTCGATAATCGACATGATGATGTTACTGTTTAAACCATCGTTTTGCGTATAGCTAACAAACTTATCGTTGGTAAATTTTATTAAGCCACCCCCATCAGAACCCATAAAAACATTGCCTTCTAAATCTTCAATAATACATTTAATGTTCGGAGCAGTTAAACCATCTTTTTCCGAAAAATTAACAATGGTATTGTCATCAAGTTTAGAAATACCAGATTTTGATGTAAACCAAAACGAACCATCGCTTTTAGCTTTAAACGAACGTATATGATTGCTGATTAATCCGTCTGTTTCTGATGTGAAATTTCTTTGGTTGTTTTTTGATATTTTTAAAACACCATCGCCAAATGTTGAACACCAAATAGTGCCAAGTGAATCTACAAAAAGTTGTGAAGCATTTACATTGGGAATCGTGTCTTTAATATTGTTTTGATTGTCTAATCGATAAACCCCTTTTTTTGTAGAAATCCATTTGTTGTTTTTGGCATCACAAAAAATATGGCGAACATAATTTGATTCAGCTAGGTTTTTGGATGGAATGGAATAATACTCAAACTTTTTGTTTGCGTAGCTTACAATTCCACCACCATCAGTAGAAAGCCAAATGGTTCCTTTTTCATCTTGCGTAATTGATGTAACAAAAAAACTACTCAATTCATCTTTAAAAAGGAGTGTTTCAAACTTATTGCCTTGAAAAATGGAAACACCACCCAGCGAGCCTAACCATATTTTATTAGCATTATCTTTAAATATGGCATTAACTTGATTATTAATTAACCCATCTTTGGTAGAATAATTTTTAAAATTGATACCATCAAATTTTGAAACGCCACCCAATGTTCCAATCCAAATGTAACCGTTATCATCCTGACAAAGCGCATTGATTTGCGATTGAATTAAACCTTGTTCGACGGAATAATTGATGAAATTGTATTGTTGTGAAAAAGCACTAAATGATAAAAATAGTGTTGCAATTAAAGCGAAAAATAATCTCATTTATATTAAAACGTCTTAATAGCATTAATAAATTCGGTTACTTTTCTTCTCGATACAGGAATTGCTGATCCGTTATCCATTATGGCAATGTTTCCATCTTGACGGTTAAATTCTTTTAAATGGTATTTGGTGTTAATAATGTGAGATTTGTGTACGCGGAAGAATACGTTTTCGTTTAATACTTTTTCATAACGAGCAATGGTCATACTGCTTACACATTTTTTACCATCAGCTAAAAATATTTTGGTGTAGCTTTCGTCAGCCTCAAGTCTAACAATATCTGAAGTTTTTATGATTTCGTAACCAGTTAAGGTAGGAATGGCTATTGTGCCAGTTGTTGTTTCGTGTTGATAATACTGAATCAATTTTTTGATGGTATTGAAATCAGAAATTTCATTGTTGCTCACTTTTATTTTTCCAACAGCTTCAATAAGTTGTTCGATATCAATGGGTTTTTCTAAGTAATCAATAGCTCCAGCTTTCAGTGCTTTCAACGCAAATTGGTTGTGTGCTGTGATAAAAATAACAGAGAAATTTTTATCTTCTAACGAGTTTAACAAATCAAAACCGTCTTCTCCAGGCATGTTTATGTCTAAAAATAACAAGTTTGGATTGTGTAAAGCTATTTGTTCTCGAGCTTCATCAGCAGATTGTGCTTCGGCAACTACTGTTACATTTGGACAATAATCCTCTAGAAGAATTCTTAAATTGCTTCGAGCATGTTGCTCGTCGTCAATAATTATTGCTGAAATACCCATAAGTTGTTAGTTTTAAGTTAGTGCTTAATCTTACCTAAATTTAGATAAAAAGTTTTGTCAATGAATCATGAATCAATTGAATGGTAGGTTTTGTTTATTAAACAGTACTCATGACTGATTAAATGGTAAGGAGTCATTTATAAACTCTTTAGTCGCTTCAAAAAATCGGCAACACGAGCACGTGCTACAGGCAGTGTTTTATTGTTTTTTAGTTTAGCTAAATATCCATCGGTATGGAGGTAATCGGTTAAGTAATTGAGGTTAATGATGTATTTTTTATGTATCCTAAAAAATAGGTTAGGATTTAACATGTCTTCGTACACTTTTAATGTTCTGGTATCAAAAAAATGAGTGCCATCTTTAAAATAAATGTTGGTGCAATTCCCTTCGCCTTCAATGTAAATGATAGATTCGTCTTCAATAATTTTAATGCCTTTTATGTGCGAAATGGTTATTTTGTTTGAGTTGGGCTGTTGGTTAATGTGTTTCGAAAAATTATCGATAGAATCGTGATAGGTTTTGATGTTGTTTTTATCTTCAAGAAAAAGTTGCTTGTATTGAATCAATTTATCAACGGCAAGTCGTAAATCTTCAATGTCAATGGGTTTAAGTATGTAATGTATGGCGTTGGCATTAAATGCTTTTACAGCAAATTCTTTAAACGCCGTAACAAATACGATTTGAAAATTATTGGTACTAACATCGTCAAGCAGTTCCAGTCCTTCTTCGTTGCTGGGCATTCTAATGTCAAGGAAAACGGCTTCGGGTTGTTTGCTTTTTATTAAACTTCTGGCTTGATCAACATTTTCAGCCATACCAACAACTTCAATTTCGGGGCAAAATTCGGTGAGTAGCATGTGTAAATTTTCACGTGCCATCATTTCGTCGTCAACTATTATTGCGGTTATTTTTTTCATTAGCTAAACCATCTAGCAATAAAAAATTTCTTTTTAGGTTTGCCTAAGTTTTTCGATTTCTTAGCCGACTGTTTCATTCGTTTTCGAACTTCTTTGGTTTGAATGTTTTCGTGTCGTTTTTTACCACGTTCCATGGCTTTTTTTTCGGCCTTTGCTTTTTCAACTTCTTGTTTTTGCAATACCTTTTTTTGTTTTTCAACCATTTTATTTGAACTTGATTTACACGAAGTAAAACAAACACTTACTGATATTAAACAAAATAAAAGATATTTGATAGGATTCATTATGAAACAAGTTTAGTTGAGCCGAATTTACTAATTTTACGATGATGAGAAAATTATTTGCTGCATTTACTTTTATAATTTTATTGGTGTTGTCGTGCAAAAAAGAGGACAATTCTACTGTGCCATTGGTTACGGTAAACTTGTCGTTTAATTTGAATAACCCTGAGTTTGTTCATTTACAAGTAGACAATGGCTGGACGTATGTTTCGGGAGGTTCGAGAGGTATTATTATTTACCGAAATTCGGCAAGCGATTTTAAAGCTTTTGATAGGCATTGCCCTTATAATGCAGCAAGTAGTTGTGGGTTGGTGTCGGCTGATGTTACCAATTTAATTGGAATCGACGATTGTTGTGGCTCAAGATTTTTATTAAGCTCAGGTCAAGTTACACAAGGACCAGCATCACGTCCATTAAAGGAGTATAGAACTTCTTTTGATGGTGCTACACTTCAAGTTTTTAATTAAAACAAATAAACCACATAGACACGTAGCTTTTCAACAATACTAATTGGTATAGTGCTACATAGATATCCCGATATATCGGGATAAAACTAATGCGATACTATGATAAACTTTACTACTTTTAACTATGTTTCTATGTGGTAAAAATAATTTTGGAGATACAATGAAGACTGTTTTATATATTTTGTTGCTTGTTTTTACTAGTTCATGTGGGTTTAACAAGGTTTTTCTTGTACCAACAAAAATTAGTACAACACAACTTCCTTTTAAAACGGTTTACAACAAAAAAGCAGATACTTTAATTATAGAAAATAAAGAAACACTAAAACCGTATTTTAAAAATGTCGAAAACAAACCAATAGAAGTTGGTTATAGCATGGAAAGTTTTTTTATTGACAGCAAAAGTGGAAACAAATTACACGCCTGGGTTATTGCTAACGATTCTGTTTACAACGGAAAGAACATCATTTTTTTTCATGGCAATGCAGGTAATTTGGTTTCGCAACATAAAATGATGTTGCCTTTTGTAAAAGCTGGTTACAAGGTTTTTATGGCTGATTACAGTGGCTTTGGATTTTCTACAGGAAAAGCCACGCGTAAAAATGTGTTAATGGATGGAAATGCTGCAATAACTTATTTTACCAATTTAGATGCTGACACAACGCACAAATGGATAATTTATGGGCAATCGTTGGGAGGACATTTAACTCCAGTTGTAGCATTGGCTAACGAGCCATTAATTGATGGGATAATTGTAGAAGGTGCGTTTACCTCGCACCAAGATATTGGAGCAAACTCGGCTGGTTTTATTGCTCGTTTGCTTATAGCAGAAAAATACAGTGCTAAAAAAGCCATACAACAGTTTAAAAAACCAGTGTTGATTATACACAGTACGCACGACGAAATTATTCCTTACCATATGGGAGAAGAGCTATTTGAATTAGCTAACCAACCCAAACAATTTTACCAAGTAGATAAATGCCACATTTGTGGGCCAGTTTATTTTGCTGAAAACATTTTACAAAAAATGGAGGAGCTTTTTGGGAAGTAATGATTTTTTTGAACCCTCTGCGTCATTCCTGCGTAGGCAGGAATCTAGAACTTTTCATTCCTACTAATTCCGATTTTTTTCGGGATAGAAAAATGAAGTTGACCGCGAAGCAGCAACAATTCATTGATTTAAAATAAATAGGGTTATTGTTAAATATCTTGTTTTTAGTTAATGTCATTGCCTCCGTTTGCGTCCTCACAAA
Protein-coding sequences here:
- a CDS encoding histidine kinase, translated to MRLFFALIATLFLSFSAFSQQYNFINYSVEQGLIQSQINALCQDDNGYIWIGTLGGVSKFDGINFKNYSTKDGLINNQVNAIFKDNANKIWLGSLGGVSIFQGNKFETLLFKDELSSFFVTSITQDEKGTIWLSTDGGGIVSYANKKFEYYSIPSKNLAESNYVRHIFCDAKNNKWISTKKGVYRLDNQNNIKDTIPNVNASQLFVDSLGTIWCSTFGDGVLKISKNNQRNFTSETDGLISNHIRSFKAKSDGSFWFTSKSGISKLDDNTIVNFSEKDGLTAPNIKCIIEDLEGNVFMGSDGGGLIKFTNDKFVSYTQNDGLNSNIIMSIIEDNEGAIWFSTYGNGVCKMLNNNFTFYTENDGLGNNTVWCSMLGKRNKVWFGTSTGFSVFDGKKIKSYNSKHGLNANKVYALAQDENENIWIGSKEGLSVLYLAKDSLYNFSTDFQLPTNIRSIVIENHSTIWLCSSEGLIKFNPLTNKYIKFGTESGLPDNSVMTLVKDESNKIWVGTKNGLAYLKDGKFISVPVAEDYPSNNTNFLKLDKFNSLWIGTNNGLFHLKNLDVNTISTSSFIRYSNLDGLKSLECNQNAVFIDSKNNLWFGTNSGLTKHNIKLEAKTIQLPKINLKEIRLFFENQDWKKYTSAFDQNQLPKNLVLPYNKNHLTFDFDGIYHKSPDKVRFRFKLNGFDENWQPVTKANFVTYSNIPFGDYTFELAGSVDMIHWSESITFNVTIKPPFWFTWWFYIIVVLFLAGFTLLIIELRIRAIKRQQATQLIVDQAKMLSLEQQALNASLNRHFIFNALNSIQYYINRQDKLSANKYLTSFAKLVRKNLDSTLENEIELDDEIERIELYLKLEQMRFQDKFDFKIDIDESLRFSSVKIPSMLLQPYIENSIWHGILPANKHGEILVKVFKENDQLIITIRDNGIGIETSLNEKKDKKQLHISKGMELTKGRINLINRITDKSCFVKGPYQIYDANKNIAGTEVSITIKLDN
- a CDS encoding response regulator transcription factor translates to MKKITAIIVDDEMMARENLHMLLTEFCPEIEVVGMAENVDQARSLIKSKQPEAVFLDIRMPSNEEGLELLDDVSTNNFQIVFVTAFKEFAVKAFNANAIHYILKPIDIEDLRLAVDKLIQYKQLFLEDKNNIKTYHDSIDNFSKHINQQPNSNKITISHIKGIKIIEDESIIYIEGEGNCTNIYFKDGTHFFDTRTLKVYEDMLNPNLFFRIHKKYIINLNYLTDYLHTDGYLAKLKNNKTLPVARARVADFLKRLKSL
- a CDS encoding alpha/beta hydrolase, with protein sequence MKTVLYILLLVFTSSCGFNKVFLVPTKISTTQLPFKTVYNKKADTLIIENKETLKPYFKNVENKPIEVGYSMESFFIDSKSGNKLHAWVIANDSVYNGKNIIFFHGNAGNLVSQHKMMLPFVKAGYKVFMADYSGFGFSTGKATRKNVLMDGNAAITYFTNLDADTTHKWIIYGQSLGGHLTPVVALANEPLIDGIIVEGAFTSHQDIGANSAGFIARLLIAEKYSAKKAIQQFKKPVLIIHSTHDEIIPYHMGEELFELANQPKQFYQVDKCHICGPVYFAENILQKMEELFGK
- a CDS encoding response regulator transcription factor, translated to MGISAIIIDDEQHARSNLRILLEDYCPNVTVVAEAQSADEAREQIALHNPNLLFLDINMPGEDGFDLLNSLEDKNFSVIFITAHNQFALKALKAGAIDYLEKPIDIEQLIEAVGKIKVSNNEISDFNTIKKLIQYYQHETTTGTIAIPTLTGYEIIKTSDIVRLEADESYTKIFLADGKKCVSSMTIARYEKVLNENVFFRVHKSHIINTKYHLKEFNRQDGNIAIMDNGSAIPVSRRKVTEFINAIKTF